One window of the Thunnus albacares chromosome 3, fThuAlb1.1, whole genome shotgun sequence genome contains the following:
- the mafgb gene encoding v-maf avian musculoaponeurotic fibrosarcoma oncogene homolog Gb isoform X1, with product MFTQQCSSSRFGFGMLPRVLVCSEEQGSCGMTTTNKGNKALKVKREPGENGTSLTDDELVTMSVRELNQHLRGLTKEEILQLKQRRRTLKNRGYAASCRVKRVTQKEELEKQKAQLQQEVDKLANENASMRVELDALRSKYEALQTFARTVARSPTVGVGVRAGGGGGGGGVASSVIGPLIPGKVATATSVITIVKSKTDARS from the exons ATGTTCACACAACAGTGCTCTAGCAGTAGATTTGGATTTGGTATGTTGCCACGTGTCCTG gtcTGTTCAGAAGAGCAAGGCTCTTGTGGCATGACGACGACTAACAAAGGAAACAAAGCCTTGAAG GTGAAGCGAGAGCCGGGGGAGAATGGCACCAGCCTGACAGACGACGAGCTGGTGACCATGTCAGTGCGGGAGCTGAACCAGCACCTCCGAGGGCTCACCAAAGAGGAGATCCTGCAACTGAAACAGCGGCGGCGCACCCTGAAGAACCGAGGCTACGCCGCCAGCTGCCGGGTGAAGCGAGTCACCCAgaaggaggagctggagaagcAGAAGgcccagctgcagcaggaggtGGACAAACTGGCCAACGAGAATGCTTCCATGCGCGTTGAGCTGGACGCTCTGAGGTCTAAGTACGAGGCGTTACAGACCTTTGCCAGGACTGTGGCCCGTAGCCCCACTGTTGGGGTCGGGGTCCGGgctggagggggaggaggaggcggaggggTAGCGTCATCAGTCATTGGTCCGCTCATACCAGGGAAGGTTGCAACAGCAACAAGCGTGATAACAATAGTGAAGTCAAAAACAGATGCGCGGTCTTGA
- the mafgb gene encoding v-maf avian musculoaponeurotic fibrosarcoma oncogene homolog Gb isoform X2, with protein sequence MTTTNKGNKALKVKREPGENGTSLTDDELVTMSVRELNQHLRGLTKEEILQLKQRRRTLKNRGYAASCRVKRVTQKEELEKQKAQLQQEVDKLANENASMRVELDALRSKYEALQTFARTVARSPTVGVGVRAGGGGGGGGVASSVIGPLIPGKVATATSVITIVKSKTDARS encoded by the exons ATGACGACGACTAACAAAGGAAACAAAGCCTTGAAG GTGAAGCGAGAGCCGGGGGAGAATGGCACCAGCCTGACAGACGACGAGCTGGTGACCATGTCAGTGCGGGAGCTGAACCAGCACCTCCGAGGGCTCACCAAAGAGGAGATCCTGCAACTGAAACAGCGGCGGCGCACCCTGAAGAACCGAGGCTACGCCGCCAGCTGCCGGGTGAAGCGAGTCACCCAgaaggaggagctggagaagcAGAAGgcccagctgcagcaggaggtGGACAAACTGGCCAACGAGAATGCTTCCATGCGCGTTGAGCTGGACGCTCTGAGGTCTAAGTACGAGGCGTTACAGACCTTTGCCAGGACTGTGGCCCGTAGCCCCACTGTTGGGGTCGGGGTCCGGgctggagggggaggaggaggcggaggggTAGCGTCATCAGTCATTGGTCCGCTCATACCAGGGAAGGTTGCAACAGCAACAAGCGTGATAACAATAGTGAAGTCAAAAACAGATGCGCGGTCTTGA
- the si:ch73-100l22.3 gene encoding uncharacterized protein si:ch73-100l22.3, whose amino-acid sequence MEDYDEFVQHRLSQLRKSDEEEEHKPSAASSLIRFYGQPILPPLLSREQRDEMQRHRDAAQKAAVHRKFKDDQRMAYVQTILHSVQLRNTPTLEELLQESEINTKSSYSHNTSGGSVSHSNFSTGTKDSLSFLSPPTRKGEDGVSLPPLSSTTYSAFFTSNVKPQQNYQEGCLIDHHDSQQLSQPNSLNGVSHRSVSSGYVTYENVENTTSVSERIYTGRESHGFGSVEGADDMGGFFLHNTSNTIAKMPDIISHPPIDGEELERSGLESSICNDFIAVKDICCTSLQEDSVICDSLPGGKSENSHLDSIESEDDLPSTTVLDLDKYGNLDRIEVSVSPLDNSGFSDNPELSQTLNTPHCPTTELHIQHEPRETEPADDKSDEADLKPCEEPYRLSLQALLKKSQEYRRCQRMLRNQAKNTKIQERAQEQPRVEEQSLSDKENDEFPYKGTVTAEGKKTKEKRGTLIPSVETSPKKSRENDRMIGSELTGKRANCKSESTHLTGDGNTKEITNVEEETTLINNKLNISQEVITEPKQIDAFLQKQPVLSETSWVQESFYLTREQSTGLGKFCTIPAPNFCRSPVHCRGKGSIKDEETSKGKVLVNTGLNEVCKVEEEGNLGLQNHQSTAVHQVVEGDVTSVFAKSSQHIDQLESNLSSLKVLISDLESTLTENLESHSQTESNLHSDVCFEGIKHAEQIKDDKHMQRGQSDCDYWEDKLRDDGGSSDAEQDQMCREWPRNQSFDNCKNMHEDSGPEPSISDTDDIPLFLHKEGKEAVTLTELRLVKTLTTERKMEKVAGKEGPTKSYGQEGVYRKQQPQAKCILSVAQRMRIPDVFRNAPSETPAPHNVPVLSNTSDHPVERKNELAVEGHDTAHSPSLNQSYDVDTPSGLWLLDGSGSDLGSKDHHIQEKNLTPESGSEGQGGVSKVKRRLLMHMTEESLDRSTDTSGGAGSDVRPNSRTPRAAVRWCKGHGSQRDKQEQLKQAHAAQVRALQEEHRRQQEELLQTLAVRYRLLQSVSLPCSMSGSRLGDTMTFSTFSQPSSSLPERCRPLLLAAVKGFLTRRLLRTERVAQLVRTIGDTQQFLQAFQQQSPGRGGLCSRQDLLLQERVTLQLRAARYELYDVFFSLSAGERMQLISWDRELERERELRRQSGHTGHSRGKSSLSVATQKSLERKRGKMIQKKAAERHRGVVTRTGLKNGSSAEQPLETKRGQFRANPQRVPKSTYSSRPR is encoded by the exons ATGGAGGACTACGACGAGTTTGTGCAGCATCGTCTCTCTCAGCTGAGGAAaagtgatgaggaggaggaacacAAACCTTCAGCTGCATCTTCTCTCATCCGCTTCTATGGACAGCCCATCCTTCCTCCCCTG CTCTCGAGGGAACAGAGAGATGAAATGCAGCGACACAGAGATGCAGCACAGAAGGCTGCAGTCCACAGAAAGTTTAAGGACGATCAAAGGATGGCCTATGTGCAAACTATTCTACACAGCGTTCAG CTGAGGAATACGCCAACATTGGAAGAGTTGCTTCAAGAATCGGAGATTAATACTAAATCTTCATATTCCCATAACACCAGTGGTGGGTCAGTGTCGCACAGCAATTTCTCTACAGGGACAAAGGATAGTCTGTCGTTCTTGTCACCACCTACgaggaaaggagaggatggTGTTTCTCTTCCTCCGTTGTCATCAACTACATATAGTGCCTTTTTCACCTCTAATGTGAAACCCCAGCAAAATTATCAGGAAGGATGCCTTATTGACCATCACGACAGCCAACAGCTATCACAACCAAATTCACTTAATGGTGTGAGCCACCGGTCAGTATCCTCAGGCTATGTGACCTACGAGAATGTTGAAAACACCACCAGTGTCTCTGAAAGGATttacacagggagagagagccATGGCTTTGGCTCTGTGGAGGGAGCTGATGATATGGGTGGCTTTTTCCTTCACAACACCTCTAACACAATCGCCAAGATGCCAGATATTATTAGCCACCCTCCCATAGATGGAGAAGAATTGGAGAGGAGTGGACTAGAGTCATCCATTTGTAATGATTTTATAGCTGTAAAAGACATTTGCTGTACCTCACTCCAGGAGGATTCAGTCATATGTGACTCTTTGCCAGGAGGGAAATCTGAAAACAGTCATCTGGACAGTATAGAGAGTGAAGATGACCTTCCCTCTACCACAGTACTTGACCTTgacaaatatggaaatttgGACAGAATTGAGGTCTCAGTCTCTCCGTTAGACAACAGTGGCTTCTCAGACAATCCAGAGTTATCTCAGACATTAAACACTCCTCACTGTCCAACAACAGAGCTACATATCCAGCACGAGCCAAGAGAAACAGAACCAGCAGACGACAAGTCAGATGAAGCAGACTTAAAGCCATGTGAGGAACCTTATCGTCTGAGCCTCCAGGCCTTGCTGAAGAAATCTCAGGAGTATCGGCGGTGCCAGCGGATGCTTAGGAACCAAGccaaaaacactaaaattcaGGAGAGAGCACAAGAACAGCCAAGAGTTGAGGAGCAGAGCCTCTCTGATAAGGAGAATGACGAGTTCCCCTACAAGGGAACAGTGACTGCAGAGGGGAAGAAAACTAAAGAGAAGAGAGGCACTCTTATCCCGTCAGTGGAAACTTCACCAAAGAAATCCCGGGAGAATGACAGGATGATTGGAAGTGAGTTAACTGGGAAAAGGGCAAACTGTAAATCTGAAAGCACACATTTAACAGGAGATGGAAATACGAAGGAAATAACTAATGTTGAGGAAGAAACaactttaataaataataagctAAACATTTCACAAGAGGTCATAACAGAACCTAAACAAATCGACGCCTTCCTTCAGAAACAGCCGGTGTTGTCAGAAACTTCCTGGGTTCAGGAATCCTTTTACTTGACCAGAGAGCAAAGTACTGGACTGGGCAAATTTTGCACAATCCCAGCCCCAAATTTCTGTAGGAGTCCTGTTCACTGCAGGGGGAAAGGGAGTATCAAAGATGAAGAGACCTCAAAGGGGAAAGTTCTGGTCAATACCGGCTTGAATGAAGTCTGCAAGGTTGAAGAAGAAGGTAACCTGGGACTTCAAAACCATCAGAGCACAGCAGTTCATCAAGTGGTTGAAGGTGATGTAACAAGCGTTTTTGCCAAGAGTTCACAGCACATAGATCAGCTTGAGTCAAACCTGTCCAGTCTGAAAGTGCTGATCTCAGATCTGGAGTCCACACTGACAGAAAACTTAGAGAGTCACAGCCAAACTGAGAGCAACCTCCATAGCGATGTCTGTTTTGAAGGCATCAAGCACGCAGAGCAAATTAAAGATGATAAACATATGCAGCGCGGTCAAAGTGATTGTGACTATTGGGAGGACAAGCTGAGGGATGATGGTGGTAGCAGTGATGCGGAGCAAGACCAAATGTGCAGGGAGTGGCCGAGAAATCAATCATTCGACAATTGCAAGAACATGCACGAAGATTCAGGACCTGAACCAAGCATTAGTGACACAGATGACATTCCTCTCTTCCTGcacaaagaaggaaaagaggCAGTTACTTTAACAGAGCTCAGGCTTGTCAAAACCTTgactacagagagaaaaatggagaaagtTGCAGGTAAAGAAGGACCAACTAAGAGTTATGGACAGGAGGGCGTCTATAGAAAGCAGCAGCCACAAGCTAAATGTATCCTCTCTGTGGCCCAGCGGATGCGCATTCCTGACGTATTCCGAAACGCTCCATCTGAAACCCCGGCTCCACATAATGTACCCGTTCTGTCGAATACCAGTGACCACCCAGTGGAAAGGAAGAATGAGTTGGCTGTGGAAGGTCACGACACCGCCCACTCGCCGTCTCTCAACCAGTCGTACGATGTGGACACACCATCTGGGCTGTGGCTCCTCGATGGGTCCGGCTCTGACTTGGGCTCAAAAGATCATCATATTCAGGAGAAGAATCTGACCCCAGAGAGTGGGAGCGAAGGTCAGGGTGGGGTATCCAAGGTCAAACGGAGGCTGCTCATGCACATGACAGAGGAGAGCCTGGACAGGAGCACGGATACCAGCGGAGGAGCTGGCTCAGATGTCAGACCCAACTCCAGAACTCCCAGAG CTGCAGTGCGGTGGTGTAAAGGTCATGGcagtcagagggacaaacaGGAGCAACTGAAACAGGCCCACGCTGCTCAGGTCAGAGCCCTGCAAGAAGAGCACAGGAGACAACAGGAGGAACtactacag acctTGGCGGTGCGTTACCGTCTCCTCCAGAGCGTGTCCCTCCCTTGCTCCATGTCAGGCTCACGTCTTGGGGACACGATGACCTTTTCTACCTTCTCTCAG ccCTCCAGCTCTCTCCCAGAACGCTGCCGCCCCCTGCTGTTAGCGGCTGTGAAAGGTTTTCTAACTCGCAGGCTGCTGAGGACTGAGAGAGTGGCGCAGCTGGTGCGCACCATCGGG gACACACAGCAGTTCCTGCAAGCCTTCCAGCAGCAGAGCCCTGGCAGGGGGGGACTCTGTAGCAGACAGGACCTTTTACTGCAGGAGAGAGTCACTCTTCAG CTGCGCGCCGCACGTTACGAGCTCTACGACGTATTCTTCAGTCTGTCAGCCGGAGAGAGGATGCAACTGATCAGCTGGgacagagagctggagagagagagagagctcagaCGACAG AGCGGGCACACAGGCCATTCCAGAGGAAAGAGCTCTCTGTCAGTTGCGACGCAAAAATcgctggagaggaagagaggcaaGAT GATCCAGAAAAAggcagcagagagacacaggGGAGTTGTGACGAGGACTGGACTCAAGAATGGATCCTCCGCCGAGCAGCCGCTAGAAACCAAACGAGGGCAGTTCAGAGCAAATCCTCAGAGGGTCCCCAAGAGCACTTACTCCTCTAGACCCCGATGA
- the sirt7 gene encoding NAD-dependent protein deacetylase sirtuin-7: protein MAEEADGGVSSRAERKALEKAKILQRENEREIFRLVGRVLKKPESERSEEEAAVLLLHRDTVEELCRRQVRRNVLKRKQEEVCDDADELKRKVRELAAAVKQAKHFVVYTGAGISTAASIPDYRGPNGVWTQLQKGRTVSSSDLSKAEPTFTHMCIRTLYKEMMVKHVVSQNCDGLHLRSGLPRHALSELHGNMFIEVCTSCSPVREYVRLFDVTERTSLHRHGTDRRCSHCGGELRDTIVHFGERGTLEQPLNWKGATEAAKKADVILCLGSSLKVLKKYACLWCMNRPASKRPKLYIVNLQWTPKDDLAVLKINGKCDDVMSLLMEELNIQVPVYDRAKDPIFSLATPLRLEEVNSHTRDVIAPPAEHEDCSGDAGDQAEATAVQGGWFGRGYGKGRKKKKAA from the exons ATGGCAGAGGAGGCAGACGGTGGGGTTTCTTCACGGGCGGAGAGAAAAGCTTTAGAAAAAGCTAAAATACTGCAACGGGAAAACGAGAGGGAGATCTTTAGACTG GTTGGACGGGTCCTGAAGAAACCGGAGTCTGAGCGGTCAGAGGAGGAGGcggctgtgctgctgctgcacagagacACTGTGGAGGAGCTCTGCAGGAGACAAGTCCGCAGAAATGTACTCAAGAGGAAGCAGGAGGAG GTAtgtgatgatgctgatgagCTGAAACGTAAAGTCAGGGAGCTGGCTGCAGCAGTCAAACAGGCAAAACACTTTGTGGTTTACACTGGAGCCGGGATCAGTACG gCAGCTTCTATCCCAGATTACAGGGGCCCTAATGGGGTGTGGACACAACTGCAGAAGGGCCGGACAGTCAG TTCGTCTGACCTGAGTAAAGCAGAGCCGACCTTCACGCACATGTGCATTAGGACGCTTTATAAGGAAATGATG GTGAAGCATGTTGTGTCTCAAAACTGTGATGGACTTCACTTACGTAGTGGTCTTCCCAGACACGCCCTGTCTGAGCTCCATGGAAACATGTTTATTGAg GTGTGTACGTCCTGTTCCCCAGTCAGGGAGTACGTGCGTTTATTTGACGTGACCGAGCGGACATCGCTGCACCGCCATGGGACAGACCGCAGGTGCAGCCACTGTGGCGGTGAACTCAGGGACACAATAGTGCACTTTGGGGAACGAGGGACCTTAGAGCAACCTCTCAACTGGAAGGGAGCCACAGAGGCTGCCAAGAAGGCGGATGTTATCCTCTGCTTAGGCTCCAGTCTGAAG GTGCTGAAGAAATATGCTTGTCTGTGGTGCATGAACAGACCAGCAAGCAAAAGGCCCAAACTCTACATTGTCAACCTCCAG TGGACGCCAAAAGATGATCTGGCCGTACTGAAAATAAATGGCAagtgtgatgatgtcatgagcCTTCTCATGGAGGAGCTGAACATTCAGGTTCCTGTGTATGACAG GGCAAAGGACCCTATCTTCAGCCTGGCCACACCGCTGCGTCTAGAGGAGGTAAACAGCCATACTCGTGACGTCATAGCTCCGCCTGCTGAGCATGAGGACTGCTCCGGTGACGCTGGGGACCAGGCAGAAGCCACAGCTGTGCAGGGCGGCTGGTTTGGACGAGGCTATggcaaaggaaggaagaagaaaaaagctgCATAA